One window from the genome of Flavobacteriales bacterium encodes:
- a CDS encoding citrate (Si)-synthase, eukaryotic, protein METLKKKFATIALPMADEVKQFVKDHGHEKVGEITMAQVYGGMRGMLGLVTETSKLDPEEGIRFRGYSIPELRELLPKAPGGKEPLPEGIFYLMLIGELPTEDDVVGLTRNWAIRSVVPTHVFTVLDSLPKSTHPMTQFSIAIMALQNESVFAKEYKRGVNKKEYWDSTYEDVMNLIARLPRVAAYIYRRTYKNDVHIEPDPRLDWGANFAHMLGYDSDDFKKLMRIYLTIHSDHEGGNVSAHANHLIGSALGDAYQSFAASMSGLAGPLHGLANQEVVRWILDLQAELGGGQISKEEIKAYVERTLADGKVVPGYGHAVLRKTDPRFTAQWDFANDYIEQDDIIDIVHSMYEVVPEVLGGLGKVKNPWPNVDAHSGALLLHYGMDEYEFYTVMFGVSRSLGVLAQLIWDRALGLSIERPGSTTTELLRKKFEGQPV, encoded by the coding sequence ATGGAAACCCTAAAGAAAAAGTTTGCAACCATCGCATTACCGATGGCCGATGAAGTTAAACAATTTGTAAAAGATCACGGCCACGAGAAAGTAGGAGAGATCACCATGGCGCAAGTGTATGGTGGCATGAGGGGTATGTTGGGGTTAGTTACAGAAACTTCTAAACTTGATCCAGAAGAGGGAATTCGATTTAGAGGGTATTCAATTCCTGAGTTAAGAGAATTACTCCCTAAGGCACCAGGTGGTAAAGAGCCACTTCCAGAAGGGATATTCTATTTAATGCTTATCGGTGAGTTACCTACTGAAGATGATGTTGTTGGTCTTACACGTAACTGGGCAATTAGATCGGTAGTACCTACGCACGTTTTTACAGTATTAGATAGTTTGCCTAAATCTACACACCCAATGACTCAATTCTCAATTGCTATCATGGCATTGCAGAATGAATCAGTTTTTGCAAAAGAATATAAAAGGGGAGTAAATAAGAAGGAATACTGGGATTCTACCTATGAAGATGTGATGAATCTTATTGCAAGATTACCTCGTGTGGCTGCCTATATTTACAGAAGAACATACAAGAATGATGTGCATATTGAGCCAGACCCAAGATTGGATTGGGGTGCTAACTTTGCACATATGCTAGGTTATGACTCAGATGATTTCAAAAAGCTTATGCGGATTTATCTTACTATCCATTCGGATCATGAAGGTGGTAACGTATCAGCGCATGCAAATCATTTAATTGGTTCAGCATTAGGTGACGCTTATCAATCGTTTGCTGCATCAATGAGTGGCTTGGCCGGACCGTTACACGGATTGGCTAATCAGGAAGTTGTAAGATGGATTCTTGACCTTCAAGCTGAATTAGGTGGCGGGCAGATTTCAAAAGAGGAAATTAAAGCATATGTGGAAAGAACATTAGCAGATGGTAAAGTTGTTCCGGGATATGGACACGCTGTTTTGAGAAAGACGGATCCACGATTTACAGCGCAATGGGATTTTGCTAATGATTACATAGAGCAAGATGATATTATAGATATCGTTCATAGTATGTACGAAGTTGTTCCTGAAGTATTAGGAGGTCTGGGCAAAGTAAAAAACCCATGGCCGAATGTCGATGCTCATTCAGGTGCGTTACTTCTTCATTATGGAATGGATGAATATGAGTTCTATACAGTTATGTTTGGTGTATCTAGATCCTTAGGTGTTTTAGCACAATTGATATGGGACAGAGCTCTAGGGTTATCTATAGAACGTCCAGGTTCCACAACAACTGAACTTCTTAGGAAAAAATTCGAAGGTCAGCCAGTATAA
- the rpsK gene encoding 30S ribosomal protein S11: MAKSTTKKRKVNVESTGHVHIKATFNNIIISLCNTEGQVISWSSAGKMGFRGSKKNTPYAAQVAAEDCTKVAHDAGMRRAKVYVKGPGSGRDSAIRTIHNSGIEITEIVDVTPMPHNGCRPPKRRRV; this comes from the coding sequence ATGGCTAAAAGCACTACTAAAAAAAGAAAAGTAAATGTGGAGTCCACAGGACATGTTCACATTAAAGCGACTTTCAATAATATTATTATCTCGCTTTGTAATACTGAGGGGCAAGTGATCTCATGGTCGTCTGCGGGTAAAATGGGTTTTAGGGGATCTAAAAAAAACACCCCATACGCAGCACAAGTTGCAGCAGAAGACTGTACTAAAGTTGCACACGATGCTGGTATGAGAAGAGCTAAGGTTTATGTTAAAGGACCTGGTTCTGGGAGAGATTCTGCGATTAGAACAATTCACAATAGTGGGATTGAAATAACAGAAATAGTAGACGTTACACCTATGCCTCATAATGGCTGTAGACCACCGAAGAGACGAAGGGTATAA
- the rpsM gene encoding 30S ribosomal protein S13, producing MARIAGIDLPSKKRGEIGLTYVYGIGKRSAQRILEEAGIDVNVKCEDWDDDQLNKIRKIIGDSYKVEGTLRSEIQLNIKRLVDIGCYRGIRHRTGLPLRGQRTKNNSRTRKGRRKTIANKKKVTK from the coding sequence ATGGCAAGAATTGCTGGAATAGACTTACCGAGTAAAAAACGAGGAGAAATCGGATTAACCTATGTTTACGGTATTGGTAAAAGAAGTGCTCAGAGGATTCTCGAAGAGGCTGGAATAGATGTCAACGTCAAGTGTGAAGACTGGGATGATGATCAGTTAAATAAGATTAGAAAGATCATCGGTGATAGCTATAAGGTAGAAGGTACGCTTAGATCTGAGATTCAACTTAATATTAAGCGTCTTGTTGATATTGGTTGCTACAGAGGTATTAGACATAGAACAGGTCTTCCTTTGAGAGGTCAAAGAACTAAGAATAACTCTAGAACAAGAAAGGGGAGAAGAAAGACAATCGCTAATAAAAAGAAAGTAACTAAATAA
- the rpmJ gene encoding 50S ribosomal protein L36 produces MKVRASVKKRSVDCKIVRRKGRLYVINKKNPRFKQRQG; encoded by the coding sequence ATGAAAGTACGAGCATCAGTAAAGAAAAGAAGCGTCGATTGCAAGATTGTAAGAAGAAAGGGCCGATTATATGTAATCAATAAAAAGAACCCACGGTTTAAGCAAAGACAAGGGTAA
- the carA gene encoding glutamine-hydrolyzing carbamoyl-phosphate synthase small subunit, with protein MKYSSGKPAILLLEDGTFYEGKAVGARGAVAGEICFNTGMTGYQEIFTDPSYYGQIMVTTTSHIGNYGVHEDEVESESIKIAGLVCKKFSSTYSRYNDKVSSLQDDFEAQNKVGISDVDTRAIVRHIRNKGAMNAIISSEELDVEKLKVILAEVPSMHGLELSSKVTTKEVFELGSPESKFKVAVLDLGVKKNILRCLVDRGCYLKVFPVDSTFEEMKAFKPDGYMLTNGPGDPSVMTNVIETVKELKESGKAVFGICLGHQVLAIACGLKTFKMHNGHRGVNHPIKNLATGKCEVTSQNHGFVVDIDSLKENENIIMTHQHLNDGTLAGIRLKNKNVFSVQFHPESSAGPNDSRYLFDEFVENMASVKNINGELTEAQ; from the coding sequence ATGAAGTACAGTAGCGGGAAACCAGCGATTTTATTATTAGAAGACGGAACCTTTTACGAGGGTAAAGCAGTTGGTGCTAGAGGTGCTGTTGCAGGTGAGATTTGCTTTAATACTGGAATGACAGGATATCAAGAGATATTTACAGATCCTTCTTACTATGGTCAGATAATGGTTACCACAACTTCTCATATAGGAAACTATGGAGTGCATGAAGATGAAGTAGAATCGGAATCTATTAAAATTGCAGGTCTTGTATGTAAGAAATTCTCTTCTACATATTCTCGATATAACGATAAGGTTAGCTCATTACAAGATGATTTTGAGGCACAAAATAAAGTTGGTATTTCAGATGTTGATACAAGAGCAATTGTAAGACATATTAGAAACAAAGGGGCTATGAATGCTATTATCTCATCGGAAGAATTAGATGTTGAAAAGCTAAAAGTAATACTGGCAGAAGTTCCATCTATGCATGGGCTTGAATTATCTTCAAAAGTAACTACGAAGGAAGTCTTTGAATTAGGTTCGCCAGAGTCGAAGTTTAAAGTTGCAGTGTTAGATTTAGGAGTTAAGAAAAACATTCTTAGGTGTTTGGTTGATAGAGGGTGTTATTTAAAGGTGTTTCCTGTGGACTCAACATTTGAAGAAATGAAGGCTTTTAAACCAGATGGCTATATGTTAACGAATGGTCCTGGAGATCCATCGGTAATGACGAATGTTATAGAGACAGTAAAAGAATTAAAAGAAAGTGGTAAAGCAGTATTTGGAATCTGTCTTGGGCATCAAGTGCTAGCTATTGCGTGCGGTTTAAAAACCTTTAAAATGCATAATGGCCATAGAGGAGTAAATCATCCAATAAAGAATTTGGCTACGGGTAAATGTGAAGTAACATCTCAGAATCACGGCTTTGTGGTGGATATTGATTCATTAAAGGAAAACGAAAACATAATAATGACACATCAGCATTTAAATGATGGCACATTGGCAGGGATTCGTTTGAAAAATAAAAATGTATTTTCTGTTCAATTTCATCCGGAGTCTTCTGCGGGTCCAAACGATTCGAGATACCTATTCGATGAATTTGTAGAAAACATGGCCAGTGTAAAGAATATCAACGGTGAGCTAACGGAAGCTCAATAA
- a CDS encoding DNA-directed RNA polymerase subunit alpha, which yields MAILDFQKPDKVIMNNSTEINGQFEFRPLEPGYGITIGNALRRILLSSLEGYALTTMKIDGVDHEFSTIKGVVQDVTEIVMNLKQIRFKKQIDNADGEKLTVSVSGQKALTAGDIGKFTSGFQVLNPDLIICDMDTSVKLNIDLVIGKGRGYVTAEENKVVDGPVGTIAIDAIYTPVKNVQYSVENFRVEQKTDYEKLIFDIDTDGSIHPKEALKEAAKILIHHFMLFSDEKITMDASDVSDVEQFDESSLHMRQLLKTRLVDMDLSVRALNCLKAADVDTLGDLVKFNKNDLLKFRNFGKKSLTELDELVEIKELTFGMDLTKYKLDE from the coding sequence ATGGCAATTTTAGATTTTCAAAAACCGGATAAAGTGATCATGAATAACTCGACTGAGATTAACGGTCAGTTCGAATTTAGACCTTTAGAGCCTGGTTATGGTATCACAATTGGAAACGCATTGCGTAGAATTCTGCTTTCTTCTTTAGAAGGATATGCACTTACAACAATGAAAATTGATGGAGTGGATCATGAGTTTTCTACAATTAAAGGTGTTGTTCAGGATGTTACTGAAATAGTAATGAACCTAAAACAAATCAGGTTTAAGAAACAAATTGATAATGCAGATGGTGAAAAACTAACTGTATCAGTTAGTGGTCAAAAGGCTTTGACTGCTGGAGATATTGGTAAGTTTACGTCAGGATTCCAAGTGTTAAATCCAGATTTGATAATCTGTGATATGGATACTAGTGTTAAATTGAATATTGATTTAGTAATTGGGAAAGGTAGAGGATATGTTACTGCCGAAGAGAATAAAGTTGTGGATGGTCCAGTAGGAACTATTGCGATTGATGCGATTTATACTCCAGTGAAGAATGTACAGTATTCGGTTGAAAACTTTAGAGTCGAGCAAAAGACTGATTATGAAAAATTAATCTTTGATATTGATACTGATGGATCAATTCATCCTAAAGAAGCATTAAAGGAAGCTGCAAAGATTTTGATTCACCACTTTATGTTATTTTCTGATGAGAAAATAACAATGGATGCAAGTGATGTTTCAGATGTTGAACAATTTGATGAGTCTTCGTTGCACATGAGACAGTTGCTTAAAACGAGATTGGTAGATATGGATCTTTCTGTAAGAGCTTTAAACTGTTTAAAAGCGGCTGATGTAGATACATTAGGAGACCTGGTTAAGTTTAATAAAAATGATTTGTTGAAATTCAGAAACTTTGGAAAGAAATCTCTTACTGAATTGGATGAATTAGTTGAGATCAAGGAATTGACATTCGGAATGGATCTAACAAAATACAAGTTAGACGAGTAA
- the infA gene encoding translation initiation factor IF-1 — protein MAKQLSISQDGTIMEALANAIFRVELENGHSITAHISGKMRMHYIKLLPGDKVKLEMSPYDLSKGRITFRYK, from the coding sequence ATGGCAAAGCAATTATCGATATCACAAGATGGAACCATCATGGAAGCATTAGCAAATGCGATCTTCCGTGTGGAACTTGAAAATGGTCATAGTATAACTGCTCATATATCAGGTAAGATGAGAATGCATTACATTAAATTGTTACCTGGTGATAAAGTGAAATTAGAGATGTCTCCTTATGATTTATCAAAAGGCAGGATAACTTTTAGATATAAATAA
- the eno gene encoding phosphopyruvate hydratase: MTSIAQIYARQILDSRGNPTVEVDVITSNGIFGRAAVPSGASTGEHEAVELRDKDSQVYLGKGVQKAVQNVNSVLNSELNGMNIFDQEGIDMAMIDIDGTPNKANLGANAILGVSLACAKAAADEAKLPLYRYVGGLNSVTLPVPMMNIINGGSHADNSMDIQEFMIMPIKATSFRESLRMGVEVFHALKDVLKGKGMATNVGDEGGFAPNLGSNYEALDTIMIAIEKAGYKPGEDIFVSIDAASSEFYNKEKQVYEFKKSSGDELNSSDMVGFWKDLADKYPIVSIEDGLDENDWDGWKMLTEKLGDKVQLVGDDLFVTNTERLKRGIDEGIANSILVKVNQIGTLSETINAVKLANNNSYTAVMSHRSGETEDTTIADLAVALNTGQIKTGSASRSDRIAKYNQLLRIEEQLGNTAEFLGTRFPFI, from the coding sequence ATGACATCAATAGCTCAAATATATGCTCGACAAATTCTAGATTCTAGAGGTAACCCCACAGTCGAGGTAGATGTAATCACATCAAATGGAATTTTCGGAAGAGCAGCAGTTCCATCAGGAGCCTCGACAGGAGAGCACGAAGCAGTAGAACTTAGAGATAAAGACTCTCAGGTTTACTTGGGTAAAGGAGTTCAGAAGGCAGTTCAAAATGTGAACAGCGTTTTAAATAGCGAGCTTAACGGAATGAATATTTTCGATCAAGAAGGTATTGATATGGCCATGATAGATATTGATGGTACTCCGAATAAGGCGAATTTAGGAGCAAATGCGATATTGGGTGTTTCATTGGCTTGTGCTAAAGCGGCTGCAGATGAAGCTAAATTGCCTCTATACAGATATGTTGGTGGGTTGAATTCAGTTACTCTTCCTGTTCCAATGATGAACATAATCAACGGTGGATCTCATGCTGATAACAGTATGGATATCCAAGAGTTCATGATAATGCCAATTAAGGCAACGAGCTTTAGAGAGTCATTGAGAATGGGTGTTGAAGTTTTTCATGCCTTGAAAGATGTTTTAAAGGGCAAAGGAATGGCCACGAATGTGGGTGATGAAGGTGGTTTCGCTCCTAACTTAGGTTCAAACTACGAGGCATTGGATACAATTATGATTGCCATTGAAAAGGCGGGTTATAAGCCAGGCGAAGATATTTTTGTTTCTATTGATGCAGCTAGCTCCGAGTTCTATAATAAAGAGAAGCAAGTATATGAATTCAAAAAGTCGAGTGGAGATGAATTGAATTCTTCTGATATGGTTGGATTCTGGAAAGACCTTGCGGATAAGTATCCGATTGTATCTATCGAAGATGGTTTGGATGAGAATGACTGGGATGGTTGGAAAATGCTTACTGAAAAATTGGGGGATAAAGTTCAGTTAGTTGGTGATGATTTATTCGTTACTAATACTGAGAGACTTAAGAGAGGAATTGATGAAGGTATTGCAAATTCGATTTTAGTTAAAGTAAACCAAATTGGAACTTTGTCGGAGACTATAAACGCGGTGAAGCTAGCTAATAATAACTCTTATACAGCCGTTATGAGCCACCGGTCGGGTGAAACAGAAGATACTACGATTGCTGATTTGGCTGTAGCGTTAAATACTGGTCAGATTAAAACCGGATCTGCTTCTAGATCTGATAGAATCGCCAAATACAACCAATTGTTGAGAATAGAAGAGCAGTTGGGTAACACCGCAGAATTTTTGGGAACCCGATTCCCTTTTATCTAG
- the rplQ gene encoding 50S ribosomal protein L17, translated as MRHKKSFNHLSRKAPHRKAMLANMACSLIEHKRITTTVAKAKALRMFVEPLITKSKNDSTHSRRVVFSYLRDKNAVSELFRDVAVKVSDRPGGYTRILKTGNRLGDNADMCLIELVDYNENMLKDSSASKTKKRTRRGKKKEEEGAGYLEGSADASAIEDAKIIVEDKAPEAVAETTEKVTPAVEVSTEEVVVDEAPAEETPKEESAEDSNPSEEDSTDESEAK; from the coding sequence ATGAGACACAAGAAAAGCTTTAATCACTTAAGCAGAAAAGCACCGCATAGAAAAGCAATGCTAGCTAACATGGCTTGTTCACTTATAGAACATAAGAGAATAACAACTACTGTAGCAAAGGCAAAGGCATTGAGAATGTTTGTAGAACCGTTGATTACTAAATCGAAAAACGATTCTACTCATTCAAGACGTGTGGTATTTAGTTACTTAAGAGATAAGAATGCAGTATCTGAATTATTTAGAGATGTAGCAGTTAAGGTTAGTGACCGTCCAGGAGGATACACTAGAATTCTTAAGACGGGGAATAGGTTAGGTGATAATGCTGATATGTGTTTGATTGAGTTGGTTGATTACAACGAAAACATGTTGAAGGATTCATCTGCTTCTAAAACCAAGAAAAGAACCCGAAGAGGTAAGAAGAAGGAAGAGGAAGGTGCTGGATATTTAGAAGGATCTGCTGATGCATCAGCTATTGAGGATGCAAAGATTATTGTAGAAGATAAGGCCCCTGAAGCTGTTGCTGAAACAACTGAAAAAGTTACACCAGCGGTAGAAGTATCTACTGAAGAAGTTGTAGTTGATGAGGCTCCTGCAGAAGAAACTCCTAAGGAGGAATCAGCTGAGGATTCAAATCCTTCGGAAGAGGATTCTACGGACGAATCAGAAGCGAAATAA
- a CDS encoding M24 family metallopeptidase → KESLYKGLEKAIVGGRVGDIGHAIQNYVEQKGYSVVRELVGHGLGRNLHEGPEVPNYGKQGKGIKLQKGLVIAIEPMINMGKKEIIQKNDGWTIQTKDNQASAHFEHSLAIRNGEPDVLSTFKYIEEVLKKKNREF, encoded by the coding sequence AAAAGAATCATTGTATAAGGGTTTGGAAAAGGCAATTGTAGGTGGACGAGTAGGAGATATCGGACATGCTATTCAAAACTATGTTGAGCAAAAAGGTTATTCAGTGGTTAGAGAATTGGTTGGTCACGGATTGGGGAGAAATCTGCATGAAGGTCCTGAAGTTCCAAATTATGGGAAACAAGGGAAAGGCATCAAACTTCAAAAAGGTTTGGTAATTGCAATTGAACCAATGATCAATATGGGTAAGAAAGAGATCATTCAAAAGAATGATGGATGGACTATTCAAACAAAGGATAATCAAGCTTCAGCACATTTTGAGCACAGCTTGGCAATAAGAAATGGGGAACCAGATGTTTTATCGACTTTTAAGTATATAGAAGAGGTATTAAAAAAGAAGAATAGAGAGTTTTAA
- the rpsD gene encoding 30S ribosomal protein S4: MARYTGPKSRIARKFQEPIFGEDKYLEKKNYPPGQHGPNKNRRNKQSEYALQLREKQKAKYMYGILEKQFANLFDKASRAKGITGEILLQYCELRLDNTVYRLGIASTRSAARQLVSHRHITVNGQVVNIASYALKVGDVVSVREKSKGMSAIRESLANNTTVYPWLQWNLEDLSGTYLEIPEREVIPEAIEESLIVELYSK, from the coding sequence ATGGCAAGATATACAGGACCAAAGAGCAGGATCGCTCGTAAGTTTCAGGAACCTATATTTGGTGAGGATAAGTACCTTGAAAAAAAGAATTATCCTCCTGGACAACATGGTCCAAATAAGAATAGAAGGAATAAGCAATCTGAGTATGCACTTCAGTTAAGAGAAAAGCAAAAAGCTAAATACATGTATGGTATTTTAGAAAAACAATTTGCGAATCTTTTTGATAAAGCTTCAAGAGCAAAGGGTATTACAGGTGAGATCTTATTACAATATTGTGAGTTAAGATTAGATAACACTGTATATCGATTAGGTATTGCTTCAACGCGTAGCGCTGCACGTCAATTGGTATCGCATAGACACATTACTGTTAACGGTCAAGTTGTAAATATTGCTTCTTATGCTTTAAAAGTAGGTGACGTTGTTTCTGTTAGAGAGAAGTCTAAAGGAATGAGTGCTATAAGAGAGTCTCTAGCTAATAACACAACTGTATATCCATGGTTACAGTGGAATCTTGAGGATTTAAGTGGAACTTATTTAGAAATACCAGAAAGAGAGGTAATTCCTGAAGCGATTGAAGAGAGTTTGATCGTGGAATTGTATTCGAAATAA